Part of the Usitatibacter palustris genome, AAGCGCATGTTGTGGGTGCCTGCCGGTTTCGCGCATGGATTCCTCGTGGTTTCCGAGATGGCGGAGTTTCTCTACAAGACCACCGATTACTACGCGCCCGCCCATGAGCGTTCCCTGCTCTGGAACGATCCGGCCCTCGGCATCGATTGGCCCCTCGAGAGCGAGCCCCAGCTGAAGGCGAACGACGCCGCCGGCAAGCCCCTCGCGCAAGCCGAGACCTACCCGTGATGCGCGTGCTCGTCACGGGCAGCCGCGGCCAGGTGGGCAGCGCGGTCGTCGCCGCGCTCGCGGACCACGCGGAAGTCGTAGCGGTCGGTCACGCCACGCTCGACCTCACGAATGCCAACGCGGTTCGCGCGTGCGTGCGCGAAACCAAACCCGCGCTGATCGTGAACGCCGCGGCGTATACCGCGGTCGACAAGGCCGAGCAGGACGCAGCCACCGCCGAGGCGGTGAACGCGATCGCACCCGGGATCCTCGCCGAGGAAGCGCAGCGCCTGGGCGCGGCACTCATCCACTATTCGACCGACTACGTCTTCGACGGCACGAAATCCTCGCCGTATCGCGAAGACGATCCGACCAATCCGCTGGGCGTGTACGGCCGCACGAAGCTCGCGGGCGAGCAGGCGATCGTCGCCTCCGGATGCGTGCACGTGATCCTGCGAACGAGCTGGGTGTATGGACCCACCGGCGGAAACTTCCTGCTCACCATGCTCAAGCTCGCGGCCACTCGACCGGAACTTCGCGTGGTCGATGACCAAATCGGCGCGCCCACCTCCAGCCTCCTGCTCGCGCGCGTGACGCGCGAGATCATCGAGCGCATGCGCTCCGAGCCGGGCACCCTCACGGCGCGCATGGGCGTCTTCCACACGACTGCGCGGGGTTCGGTGAGCTGGTGCGGATTCGCACGCCGGATCTTCAAACGCTGGAGCGAGCTCTCGCCCGAGCCGTTCACGGCGCCGAAGGTCATTCCCATTCCCGCCTCGGAATATCCGACGCCGGCCCGGCGCCCCGCGAACTCGCGGCTCGCGGGCGACAAGCTCGCCGCGGCCTACGGCGTGCGGCTGGAATCCTGGGAGGACGGGCTCGAGGAAGTGCTGCGCACGCTCGCCTCGCGCTGAACGCTGAAGCACACGGCTGCGTCCGAGTTGCTCGCGAGCTCCACGCGGAAGCCTTCGACCCGCGCCTGGCGCGCCACCTGGTAGAGCCCGATTCCGAGCCCGCCTTCGCGCGTGCCCTCGATCGGTTCGCGGAATAGCGCGCGCGCCACCGCGTCGGGAACCGCGCTGCCGGTGTCGGTGACGCGTAGATCGCAGTACATCGCGTCCGCCACGAACGTGACGGTCACTTCCACCGCGGGCTCGCGTTCGCGCTTCGCGCGCGCATTGCTCAGGAAATTCTCGATGAGGCTGTCGAAGAGCGACGCGGGAACCATGGCGCCGGGCATCACGCGCCCGGCGAACGTGATCCCCGGCGCGGCGTGGCGCTTTTCGACTTCCGCCCACCAGGTGCGCGCATCCACCTGCAGGTCGGCCGCGGTCGCGTCGGGTGCGCGCAGTTTCTCGAGCGTGGCATGCAGGCGCCGCGTGAGCTGTGGGAGCTGTCGCTGCAGCAAGCCCGCATATGCCGTCGTCGCCTCGTTGCCGCGCGGAGCCACCGAGGTCAGCGCATAGAGCGACTGCAGCAGGTTCTTGATGTCGTGCGTGAGCTGCGCGCCCGTCTCGTGCACGGCCTGCATGTAGGCGTTGCGGCGCATGAGGCTTTCGCGGCGCTTGCCCTCGTGGAATTCGCCGACGACTTGCGCGAGCAACCTCAGATGCAGGAAGAGCGCGGGCGACAGGCGCACGGCCGTGCGGAACGTGAGCTCGAGACCGTGGAACGTGAAGCGCGAGGTGAAGCCGTCGGGCTTGCCGAACGTGCCTTCGCCATCGGCGGCTTTCCAGTTGCCGCCGCGCATCCAGGGGAAGGTGGCGATCTCGTCGAGGGCGAGCTGCAGGAAGCGCTGCGAATCGGGCTCCGTCTCGGCGAGCTCGGCCACGCGGCGCATCCACATCTCGAAGGGCATGCCCACCGAGAGCAGGTAGCGCGAGAAATACGTCCGCAGTCCCCCGAAGCCCCCGCGCGGCGCCCATAGCACCGCGAGCACGAAGAGCCCGATCCCGAAGCCCGAAACCGTGAGCGCGACCGAAGGGTAGTAGAGGCCCTCGGTATAGCGCATCAGCGCGACCGAGCCCAGGACGAGGACGACGACAAGCTGGAAGATCAGCACCGCGTAGAAGAAATCGAAGACCTGCCCCGGTTGCTCCTCGGGCGCGGTGGGCACGAGCACGATCGCGAGCAACACGAAGGGAAGCAGGCTCTTCGCGACGAAGGGCAGGGGCTGCGGAATTTCCGGGCCGGCGAGCAGGAGTGCCGGGACGGCCCAGAGGAGGAGCAGGGTAAGGAGGTAGCTGAACGCCACGAGGTAGGCCACGTGGCCGAGCTGCGCCGCCCGCACGGTGAAGACCTTGCCGCCGAGAATGCCCAGTAGCACCGAGATCCACATCACCAGCATCCAGCCGGCGAGGAAGTAGAGGATCAGGGACGTGATGGCCACCAGAAGCACGAGCGAGAACACCTCGAGCTCGAGCTCCGCCGCGAAGAACGGCTGCCACAGCAGGAACAGGCCGAAATGCACCAGCAGCCAGATGCGCTGGAAGGCCCCGGTCGGGTCCGCGATCAGCGCGGCGTGCAGGGTGAGCAGCATCGCCACGAGCACCCAGCGGCGGCCCGTGACGAGCGTGCGCGTGAGGCGGCGGTAAACGGGGATCGAAGCGGCCATAAGCGGGCAGTGTCGGCGATCCGGACAGGGGGTGTCGACCCTGCGGACAGTTTTCCCCGGCGCCCGGGCGCTGTAGGACGCCCAGGGTTGCAATAAGTGTTTGAAAAGGCTTACATTGCTCGGCGTGGCATAGCGCTTGCATTAAAGGCGTACGTCAGCGAAACACAGAACAAGGAGAAAATAGAATGAAGGCGCAACAGTCCGGCTTTACGCTCGTCGAGATCGCGATCGTGCTCGTGATCATTGGCCTGCTGCTCGGTGGGATCCTGAAAGGTCAGGAGCTCATCAACAGCGCGAAGGTGAAGAACCTCGCGAATGACTTCCGCATCATTCCCACGTACATCTACGCCTTTCAGGACAAGTTCAAGTCGCTGCCCGGGGACGACGCCCAGATCTCGGCGCACATTGGCACCACCGCCTGCATTGCTGCAGATTGCAAAGAGGGCAATGGTAATGGCGTCATCGAGGGTGCATGGAACGCGGCGGCGGGTCTTACGCCAGAAGCAGCGCAATTCTGGGGGCACGTGCGCTTTGCGAACCTCGCCGCCGGTCCCACCGCCATCTCCGATGCTACGTACATGCCGCGGAACTCGGTTGGAGGACGATTGGGCGTGAGCAGCATGGCGACGGGACAGCCCCAGATTACCGGCATGACGGGTACTTATCAGATCTGTTCGGCGGCGATCCTGGGCAAGTTCGTGAAGCAACTCGACATCCAGATGGACGACGGCAACACGGCAACCGGTTCAATGCGCGCGATCACAGACATCGGTACTGCCACGACCGTTACCGCCGCCGCCGCGTTGGCGACCACGGCCGTCAACGACGCCGATTCGTACACCGTCTGCATGACGTTCTGATCCGGCATTTCGCACCAACGAACGGCCCGCCTTGCGCGGGCCGTTTGCTTTTCAGCCCTGCAGCAGGCGGAACTCGGCGCGCGCGAGGCCTTCCTGGTCGCCGAGCAACACGACGACGTCGCCTTCCTGCAACCGTATCTCGTCGGCCAATTCGACGCTGCCCGTACCCGGGCGGCGGATCGCGGTCACGTGCGCGCCCAGGTGGTCGAGGTTGAGGTTGCCGATGGCCTTCCCGACGCATGCGGCACTCGGGCCCAGGACGATGGAATGCAGGCGCCGGCCCTCGTCCTCGGTGTCGGTCGCGCCGGGGAAGAATCCGCGCATGAGCTGGTAACGCTCCTGGCGCTCGTCGCGCAGGCGCTGCAGGACGCGCTTGAACGGCATGCCGGTGTGCAGCATGGTCTGGGTGGCGAGCATCAGCGAACCCTCGACGACTTCCGCCACGATCTCCGCGGCCCCGGCTTCCTTGAGCCGCGCGACATCGGTGTCGTCGAACGTGCGCACGATCACCGGGACCTCGGGGCGCATTTCGCGCACGTGCGAAAGGATCGCGAGTGCCTTGCCCGTGTCCGCGAAGCTCACGACCACCGCGGTCGCCCGCACGAGCGCGGCGGCGATCAGCACCTCGCGTCGCGCCGCATCGCCGTAGACGACGGAATCGCCGGCCGCGGCCGCCTGGCGCACGCGCTCGGGGTCGGAGTCGAGGGCGATCACCGAGATCTTCTCGCTCTCGAGGAAGTGCGCGAGCGCCTGGCCGCTGCGCCCGTAGCCGCAGACGATGACGTGGCCCTGCGTGTTCATCGTCTTCACCGCGAGCTGGTGGAGCGCCATCGCGCGGCTGGTCCATTCGCTCTCGACGAAGTACAGGACGATGCGCTCCATCCTCTGCAGGAGGAGGGGCGCGACCAGCATCGAGAGCAGCGCGCCGGCGAGAACCACTTGCAAGGTGATGCTCGGCACCGCGTTGTTCCTCTGCGCGAGAGCGAGCAGCACGAAGCCGAATTCCCCCGCGGGCGCGAGGGAGAGCGCGGTGCGCAGCGCCGTGGGCCGCTCGCTGCCGAACTGCCGCGCGAGGAAGAACACGAGGACGAACTTGATCGCGAGGAGCGCGACGAGCACCAGCGCCACGAAGATGAAATTCGCCAGGACGGCGCGAACGTCGAGCAGCATTCCGATCGTGACGAAGAACAGCCCGAGCAGCACGTCGCGGAACGGCATGATGTAGTCGTCGACCTGGTAGCGGTACTCGGTCTCGGAGATGAGCATGCCGGCGAGGAACGCACCGAGTGCGAGCGACAGTCCGGCGAGCTCCGTGAACCACGCGAGTCCCAGGGCGACTAGCAACACGAAGAGCACGAAAAGCTCGGAGGACTTCTGGTTGGCGACGATGCGAAAGAGCGGCCGCATCACGCGCTGGCCGACGACCAGCACGACGAGCAGCACGACCATGGCCTTCAACGCCGCCCAGCCCAGCGCGCCGGCGAGCGCCTCGGGCGGGAAGGCGAGCGCGGGGACGATCACGAGCAGCGGAATGACCGCGAGATCCTGGAAGAGCAGCACGCTCATGATCTGGCGGCCGTGCGGCGTGTGCAGCTGCATTGTCTCCGAGAGCATCTTCGAGACGATCGCGGTGGAGCTCATC contains:
- the rfbD gene encoding dTDP-4-dehydrorhamnose reductase; the protein is MRVLVTGSRGQVGSAVVAALADHAEVVAVGHATLDLTNANAVRACVRETKPALIVNAAAYTAVDKAEQDAATAEAVNAIAPGILAEEAQRLGAALIHYSTDYVFDGTKSSPYREDDPTNPLGVYGRTKLAGEQAIVASGCVHVILRTSWVYGPTGGNFLLTMLKLAATRPELRVVDDQIGAPTSSLLLARVTREIIERMRSEPGTLTARMGVFHTTARGSVSWCGFARRIFKRWSELSPEPFTAPKVIPIPASEYPTPARRPANSRLAGDKLAAAYGVRLESWEDGLEEVLRTLASR
- a CDS encoding sensor histidine kinase, whose translation is MAASIPVYRRLTRTLVTGRRWVLVAMLLTLHAALIADPTGAFQRIWLLVHFGLFLLWQPFFAAELELEVFSLVLLVAITSLILYFLAGWMLVMWISVLLGILGGKVFTVRAAQLGHVAYLVAFSYLLTLLLLWAVPALLLAGPEIPQPLPFVAKSLLPFVLLAIVLVPTAPEEQPGQVFDFFYAVLIFQLVVVLVLGSVALMRYTEGLYYPSVALTVSGFGIGLFVLAVLWAPRGGFGGLRTYFSRYLLSVGMPFEMWMRRVAELAETEPDSQRFLQLALDEIATFPWMRGGNWKAADGEGTFGKPDGFTSRFTFHGLELTFRTAVRLSPALFLHLRLLAQVVGEFHEGKRRESLMRRNAYMQAVHETGAQLTHDIKNLLQSLYALTSVAPRGNEATTAYAGLLQRQLPQLTRRLHATLEKLRAPDATAADLQVDARTWWAEVEKRHAAPGITFAGRVMPGAMVPASLFDSLIENFLSNARAKREREPAVEVTVTFVADAMYCDLRVTDTGSAVPDAVARALFREPIEGTREGGLGIGLYQVARQARVEGFRVELASNSDAAVCFSVQREASVRSTSSSPSSQDSSRTP
- a CDS encoding prepilin-type N-terminal cleavage/methylation domain-containing protein, with product MKAQQSGFTLVEIAIVLVIIGLLLGGILKGQELINSAKVKNLANDFRIIPTYIYAFQDKFKSLPGDDAQISAHIGTTACIAADCKEGNGNGVIEGAWNAAAGLTPEAAQFWGHVRFANLAAGPTAISDATYMPRNSVGGRLGVSSMATGQPQITGMTGTYQICSAAILGKFVKQLDIQMDDGNTATGSMRAITDIGTATTVTAAAALATTAVNDADSYTVCMTF
- a CDS encoding monovalent cation:proton antiporter family protein codes for the protein MHEALPVALILLASAVAVVVLFRRLSMPAILGYLIVGAAVGPNALGLVANSEDQRYIAEFGVVFLMFSVGLEFSLPQIFAMRRSVFGLGGAQVVAVIALGLAVALLAGESWRSGLVIGGVLAMSSTAIVSKMLSETMQLHTPHGRQIMSVLLFQDLAVIPLLVIVPALAFPPEALAGALGWAALKAMVVLLVVLVVGQRVMRPLFRIVANQKSSELFVLFVLLVALGLAWFTELAGLSLALGAFLAGMLISETEYRYQVDDYIMPFRDVLLGLFFVTIGMLLDVRAVLANFIFVALVLVALLAIKFVLVFFLARQFGSERPTALRTALSLAPAGEFGFVLLALAQRNNAVPSITLQVVLAGALLSMLVAPLLLQRMERIVLYFVESEWTSRAMALHQLAVKTMNTQGHVIVCGYGRSGQALAHFLESEKISVIALDSDPERVRQAAAAGDSVVYGDAARREVLIAAALVRATAVVVSFADTGKALAILSHVREMRPEVPVIVRTFDDTDVARLKEAGAAEIVAEVVEGSLMLATQTMLHTGMPFKRVLQRLRDERQERYQLMRGFFPGATDTEDEGRRLHSIVLGPSAACVGKAIGNLNLDHLGAHVTAIRRPGTGSVELADEIRLQEGDVVVLLGDQEGLARAEFRLLQG